Within Helicobacter sp. 11S03491-1, the genomic segment GGACCTCCGGGAGTGGGGAAAACTATGATTGCCAAAGCAGTAGCAGGAGAAGCAGGTGTGCCATTTTTTTATCAAAGCGGGAGCAGTTTTGTCCAAATCTATGTAGGCATGGGTGCTAAGCGTGTCCGTGAGCTTTTTGCAAAAGCAAAAGCAAAAGCGCCTTCAATCGTTTTTATTGATGAAATTGATGCAGTTGGCAAGGCAAGAGGAGGTAATCGTAATGATGAAAGAGAAGCTACCCTCAATCAATTGCTTACAGAAATGGATGGTTTTGAGGATAGTGGGGGCGTGATTGTCATAGGGGCAACAAATAAAATGGAAATCATTGATGAAGCCTTGCTTAGAAGTGGGAGATTTGACAGAAGGATCTATGTAGAACTTCCTGATTTGGATGAGAGAATACAAATCCTTGAAGTTTATCTCCGTCATAAAAAATATGATTTTAATCTTTTAGAAGTATCTAAAATGTGCGTGGGATTTAGTGGTGCAAGTATTGCCTCTCTCATCAATGAAAGCGCTTTGAATGCCCTCAAAAGAGGCAGTGATATTATTCAGTTAAGAGATATTATTGATGTGAAAGATAAAGTTATTTTAGGCAAAAAGAAAATTCTTAGTTTTGATGAACAAGAAAAAAATATTCTTTCTGTTTACCAATCAGCTAAGGCTATTAGCGCATATTGGTTTGATATTGATTTTGATAAGGTTACATTAATATCGGATTTTTTACTTGATAGGGATAAAGAGGTGGTGGGCAAAAGTGAAATGACCAATAAAATCAAGGTTTATTTAAGTGGGATTATTGCCTTAGAACTCATCTTTGATGAAAAATATACCTATGCCAAAGAAGACATAAAAAAGGCAATAAAAATTGCTAAGGATATGTGTGAAGAATATGGTATGGCTAAACGACTTATTACAAATGACGCTGATGTTTCAGAGATTTTGAATCTTGCTTATAATGAACAAAAAGATTTTTTGAATAATTCAAAAGAAATTATTCTTACTCTTTCAAAAAAATTGCTTGAAAAAGAAAAACTCAATAAAAATACCATTAGAGAAATGATGCAAGATGTTCTTTAGCGGGTTTTGCTTCCATCATGAGGAAGTCCTTTTTAAGAGGTTTTTACCTAAGGGGATTTATGATTTGAGTGGGTTTAGTTATGGAGCGCAAAAAGCTTTTGATGAAGCTTATAGGCGTATTTGTGAAGGTAAAAGAGTGCAAAGACTTGCCTTATTTTCTCCGGCATTTTTTGAAGATAAAACTCAAGCTTATAAACGACTCCAAATTTTGGCATTTAATAGGGATTCTGATAGTTATATACAGGCTTTTTTGCATTCTATAGGATTATCTCAAGGAATGCAAAAATACATCCAAAAAGGAGAAATATCTGAACTTGAAGCTTTGCTTTATTATGTTTGGGATAAAAAAAAGCTTGAAAAAATCAAAGATAAAGGTATCAAGCTTGAAGTATATTTAGGGGGAGAGGATGAGATTATCAACCCTTTAGCAGCGCGTGATTTTTTTGCTCCTTATGGGGTAGTTTATTTTATCAAATCATCCAATCACTTGTTAACCCCCATTTGAGCATGATAAAACAGACAATTTATTTCTAAAAATATTCATTAAAATTCCATATTCAGGCTTAAAAAATATCTCCTACCTTCATGGACATAGTTATAGTTATTGACTTGTGTTGTATTGCTATTTTGAGGGACGTTAAACCAATCAGAAAATTTTTGATTCAAAAGATTATAAATTCCAAAATGTAATTTTATACTGGAGTTAAGTTGATAATGTCCTCCTATGTGCATTAAAAAATAGCTATTAAAAAATGGTTTGAGCGCAGGGTAGGCTTTTTTGAGTTCTTCATAGCTAAAAACACCATAATCTGATGTAAGTAGCCAGCCTGGAGCTGATTTTGGCTGATGGGCATAAAATTCCCCTCTTATATACAGACCCAATATATCTGTAAAAAGATAATTAAGAGAGCCATTGAGATTGTGAGCGGGGATATTTAACAAAGGCTTCCCTTTGTTTTTGCCTTTTGTCTGATCTGTTTTGGTAAAAGCATAGTTGAGATTAAGACCTAATGTGCCTATTTTTATATCAATGGGATAAATTTCAAAAGTAACTTCTCCTCCATAAGCAATAGCTTCATCAATGTTGATGGGGTAGAAACAATTTGTAATCCCTTGAGATCTAAATCCATCTGTGCTGCAGATTTTATGACTGCCAACGGGAATAGCTTCTCCAAGCCCAACTTTTGCCCCTTCTTTGCCATCAATAATCTTATCGCTAAATTTATTATAAAAAGCACCCAGGTTTATGTTGGTATAAGGGGTTTCCCAAAGGGCATTTATTTCAAAGTTTAGAGAGTTTTCAGGTTTGAGATTTGGATTGCCATGAAGAATTCGTGTAAGAGAACTTGTGCCACTCATTCCATTGGGTCCATCAATAAGTTGCGCTGCTGTTGGGACTTTGTATCCTGTAGAAAAGCCTCCTTTGAAAGTGAGACTTTCAAGAGCATTATAAACAAGATAGGCTCTTGGAGAAGTATTAAATCCAAAGGCAAAGTTATAATTTTCTAAAATCCCAAGTGTCAAGATAAGATTATCTAAAATACTCAATTCATTTTCTGCAAAAAGACTGATATTGTTTTGGTAAATAAGTCGTGATTGGATACTTTGTTCCAGTATGCCATCACTCATGGAAGAAAACCAATATTCTCCTCCAATGACCAGTTGGCTTGAATTTAGTGGGAGTATTAATTTTGTATTCCCCAGCACATCATCTCCTCGCAGCCCTCTGTCTTTGGTAACTCCATTTTTTACATAAGTTCTTCCATTATAGACAGTAGAATTGTATTGGATTGAAGTATTGCTTTGACCAAAGGTATAATCTCCCAAGTGGGTGAGGATATAATTATTCCTGCTAAAAGTCTGAGGAGCAGAGGCATAAGGTTTTTTACCAGGATATTTATTTTGCCAATATTGCACCCTGTCATAATCAAAATAAATATAGTTTTCTTTAGCAGGAGAATAAGAAATTCTTCCTCCAATATTGTAGATGTTAGATTCCATACCTCCAACAATCATGGTTTTGCCGATTTCTTTTGGGGGACCTTGCGGGGTAGGGATAATGCTTAGATTATTAGCAGATACATAAGCGCGATAAGATTCAAATCCTCTGAGAGACAATCCCCATTTTTTGGCATTGTCTAGGGGACCTGATGTATAAAAACCTCCGGTATAAAGATTGCCAAAAGCTTTATCTTCTTGTAGTGTGCCGGAAAAATTGAAACTACTTGTCCATGATTTAAAATTTCTTTTGGTAATGATATTTACTACTCCTCCAATGGCATCACTTCCGTAGAGTGTGCTCATAGGACCTTTAATTACTTCAATACGTTCAATCGCAGCTGCCGGAGGCATAAAAGAGGAAAAAATACTATCATTGGCATTAGGGAAGGCAGCCGGGGTAACATTTTGTCTTTTCCCATCTACAAGGATGAGAGTATATTGTGCAGGCATTCCACGTATGGATATGTTGTAGCCTGTAGGACCGGTAATCTCTTCATTAGTGCTAATGCCCGCAATATTAGAGATCGCTTCTCCAAGATCCCTATAGGGCTTGTCTTGAAGTTGTTGAGCGCTGATACTGGAGATAGAAGCAGGGGCATCTCTGATATCTTGGGCAAAACCGCTTGCAGAAACAACAGATTTTTTCAAAATGTAGCTTTTTTCGGATGTGAGATTTGATTCTAGAGGGTATAACAAACTAAAAGGGAATAATAAGCCCATCATCAAAAATTTTTTATTTATTTTTGTCATTAAAATATTCATGCTCAATCCTTATATTGATTATTCTTGATTAAGAGTCAATATAAAATATATAATATTAATTCTTATAATTAATTTAATTTTTATTGAATAGATTTAAAATTTTTTATGAGTATTTCATCAATTATTTCATTAAAAATATCGCATGATTTATCCTATTGACAAAGATGTATTCTTTTGAGTAAGATTTGATTAATAATAGTAATAATAGCTATTATTAAATTAATAAAAATAAAGGAATTTATAATGAAAAAAATTTCAATAATAATGTTTTTGGCAGTGTTGGGCATTTCAAGTGTTTATGCTCATGGCATTTGGACTGCAATGAGATCAGATATGATTGAGATTGTCTATGGAGAGGGTCCTTGGGATAATCGTTTTGATGCCCAAACGCTTCAACAAGTAAAAGGTTATGATGAAAATCAAAAAGAAAGAAAAGTAAGCACTCAAGTGAATGAGACTTTTGTATCCCTTGTTCCTGATGACTCCGTACAGGTTATTACAGCATATGCAATGGCATATTTTTCCCAAGATGCCAATGGAAACTATGTCAAAAAACCTAAAAATGAAGTTCCCGGAGTAAAAAATTCAATGTTTGCCAAACAATATAACGTTAGTTATATCAACCAACAAAAAATGCTTAAGAAACAAAAAGCAATGATTCTTATCAAAAAACCCAAAGCTAATAAGGCTATTGAACTTGAAATACTTCCTCAGGTTGATCCTAGGAGTCTCAAGCAAGGAGATGAGTTGAAAGTTTTGGTTCTCAAAAATGGGAAGCCTTTTGGAAATGCTGTTGTTGTTCCGGATGTTATTGGCGATGTCCATCATGAAATCAAAACAGACAAAAATGGTTATGCAACTTTTAAAATTAGAAATACAGGGTTAAATGTAATTGCAACTTGGAGTATTGAATCTTCAAAAGATACCATAAAATCAGATAAAGATACTATATTTAGCACATTATCATTTACTTTATTTGATAAAAATAAATAAATTGCAGATATCAAAGATATTGAAGTTTTTGATGTTGGATATTTAAAATTTTTAAATACAATCCAGGTTCAAATAATTTATTTTATAAGGGCTTGTGATGAAAAAAAATTATCAAAAAATTCATATATATTTAAGTATATTTTTCTTACCTTTTGCTTTGTTGTATGCAGTTACAGGAATTCTTTATCTGACACATTATAGCGGGGGCAAGGATCTTAGTACTTACAAAGTGGATTTTGAAAAACAGCTCACCAAAGAAGAATTAGCAGATTTTGGCTTGAAATTCTTGCATGAAAAGAATATTAAATTTAGAAATATGGATGTGAGTTTTGCAAAAAATAGAATTCAGATAGGCTTAATGGCTAATTATGCCCGAATTTCACAATCTGATGGAAAAATAAAAATTGATGTATATAAAGGAAATATTATTCGGTATTTAATGTCTTTGCATTTTGGGCAAGGTAAATGGTATTTTGATGTTTTAGGTATTGCTTTTGGAGCTGCTTTGGCGATATTTTATTTGACGGGAATTTTAATGGTCAAACACCATTCCAAACATAAAAAACCTCTTTGGATATCGTTTTTTCTAGGACTGGGGGTGGTTATTGTTGTGGGTTATCTCAATGGTGCTTAAGTAAAATCTAAAATTCTCCATACGGAGTAAGGTTTTAATGAGAAATATATGCTCTTTCATATCGGATAAGAGTGATGGTATTTTTATAAAATTTGCCATATAAATCAAGGTATAGACTTTTACATTTTAAAATCATGATTCTTGGTTTTTGTAATATTTTACAAAATAAACTCTATTTTTTATATGAGATTTCATGGTGTTTATTTGATAATACTTAGAGTTTGAGTTGTTAATTGATAGATTATAAAGTTTATATCATCTTGATATTATCTTACTCTGAGAGTGGTTTAGTTTGCAAATAATATTTGCAAACTAAACCATAAAATCAGCTAATTTGAGGAAAAATTTCATTATCTTTGAGATCAAAAAGCACTTTATTACCTTCTGCAACCTTACCTTCCAAAATAAGTTCAGCCAATCTGTCTTCTACTTCTTCATACAAGGCTCTTTTGAGTGGTCTGGCTCCATAGACAGGATCAAAACCTGCTTTGGCAATAAATTCTTTGGCTTGTGGGGTTAGTTGCAAGGAAATATTTTTTTCGATGACTTTTTTTGCAATGCCCTCAAACATAATATCTACAATTTTTACAATACCCTCAATATCCAATGGATTGAAGATGATAATGTCATCCAGACGATTTAGAAATTCAGGTTTGAAGTATTTTTTAAGCGCTTCATTAACAGCTTTTTCTTTTTCGTCATTGATTTCTATAATTTTATCGCTAGCTATGTTGCTTGTAAGAATAATGATTGTATTTCTAAAATCAACAGTTACTCCTTTGTTGTCAGTCAAACGTCCATCATCAAGAACTTGCAAAAGAATATTAAATACATCCGGATGAGCTTTTTCTATTTCATCAAACAATACAACCGAGTAAGGTTTTCTTCTGACTGCTTCAGTAAGTTGTCCTCCTTCTTCATACCCTACATATCCGGGAGGAGCACCTACAAGTCTGCTGGCAGCGTGTTTTTCCATATATTCACTCATATCTATACGGATAAGATTTTTATCTGTATCAAATAAGAATTGCGCAAGTGATTTGGCGCTTTGGGTTTTGCCCACACCTGTAGGTCCTAGAAACAAGAAGCTTCCAATAGGACGATTGGCTTCGCTAAGACCTGCCTTATTCCTTTTGATGACTCTTGAAATTGCCTTAAGCGCCTTGTCTTGTCCTACCACACTTTTTCTAAGCTCATCTTCAACGCCCAAAATTCTATCTTTTTCGCTTTGGAGCATTTTTTTTACAGGGATTTGTGTCCATCGACTAATAATATTAGCAATACTCTCTTCTGTTACGGCATTTTTAAGCAATGTCCCGCTTGCTTGCATTTTATCCCATTTTTCATTCAATCCCTTTTCTTTGATTTCTTGATCGGGGATTTTACTATAATCGATTTCAGCAGCTTTGTTGTAATTTCCTTCCCTCTTTGCAAGTTCGGATTCTCTTTTGAGGGAGTCAATATTGCTTTTGGTTTGGGCAATTTCTTTGAATACATTTTTTTCATTTTCAAATTGCGCTTCAAGGCGGTTTCTTTCTTCATTGCTATTGCTGAGTTCTTTATCTATTTCTTCAAGCCTTGTTTTGTTAGTATCTTTTTTTTCCATATTGAGGGCTTGTTTTTCAACTTCTAATGTTTGAATTTGTCTTTTGATACGAGATAATTCGGTGGGTTCAGATTCTATTTGCATTTTTAATTCTGCTGCACCTTCATCGATGAGATCTATTGCTTTATCCGGCAAGAAACGATCAGTGATATAACGATTGCTTAATTTTGCTGCTGCTACCAACGCTGAATCTGTAATATTGACATTATGGTGTGCTTCAAGTTTTTCTTTGATCCCACGTAAAATCTGAAGTGCTTCATTTACTGTAGGCTCATTGAGATTAATGGGTTGGAATCTTCTTGTAAGGGCAGCATCTTTTTCAAAATATTTACGATATTCTTTGAGTGTCGTAGCTCCTATTGTGTGGAGTTCTCCTCTTGCAAGAGCGGGTTTAAGAATATTGGCTGCATCCATGCTGCCTTCGCTAGCGCCTGCTCCTACAATTGTGTGAATTTCATCAATAAAAAGAATAATATTTCCGGCTTTTTTGACTTCCTCAATGACTTTTTTAAGTCTTTCTTCAAATTCTCCTCGATATTTTGCCCCTGCTACAAGGGCACTCATATCAAGTGCAATAACACGTTTATTTTGTAAAGAAATAGGGACTTCTTTTTTGATAATTCGTTGTGCCAGACCTTCTACAGCAGCTGTTTTACCTACACCGGGTTCTCCCAGTAAAATAGGGTTGTTTTTGGTTTTTCTGATGAGAATTTGCATCATTCTAGAGATTTCCTCATCTCTGCCAATTACAGGATCAAGGGTATTTTCCAGAGCTTTTTTTGTGAGATCTATCCCGAATTTTTCAAGAGATTCCAGATTGGAATCATCGTTTTCATTTTGAATTTTTGTCCCTCCACGGATAACTTCCAAAGTTTTTTTAAGTTCGGTCAAATCCAAATATTTTCTAAAAACTTGAGTAAAAATTTCTGTTTTAATATTGGCGATAATAAAAGTATCTAAAGCAATATATTTATCGCCATTTTTGGTAGCTAAACCTTCAGCTTGATTGAGATTATCTTGAAGATTTTTGCTTATCGTAATATTTTCTTTGGTAATATTTGAACTTTTTGGCAACTTATCTGCCAGACTTTTGACTTCTAATTCGATGGCAATTTTATCAATATTCATTTTATGTAGAGCTTGATTGAGAATAGATTGAGTATTGCTTAACATTGCCCATATTAAATGGATTGTATCTACTTCTTGATTTTTACCATGGAGTGCTAAGGAAACAGCTTGATCGAGAGTTTCTTTAAGTTGATGGGTCATTTTTTCAAATATATTCATTGAAAACTCCTTTTTTGGAAACAAGATTTATATTGGTAGTATTATATAAGTTTAGTCTAATAATGTCAAGTTATTTTATTCATTTATGCTAAGACTATTTTGATAAAATGAATAGTAATAAGATAGATAATAATTTATTTGTTTAATATGATAAAATTTTAGGTAGAATTTAGCTTTAAAAATAATCCATGTAGGCAGGCAAGGAATGAATAAATATCTGATTTCGGGTGTATTGGTATCATTTTTGAGTGTATCTTTAGTGTTTAATGGACTTTCTGCTAAGGAAGATCAAGGAAATGCCACAACACAACAACAAAGAATAGAGGCTTATAATAAGCTTACAAAAATTATCAATACGATTGAGGCTTATTATGTTGATGATATAAGCATTAACGATATTGTAAATAAGGCTATTGAGGGTTTATTATCTAATTTGGATGCGCATTCGGCATATTTGACAGAAAAAAAATTCAAAGATTTGAGGGCACAAACTGATGGCGAATTTGGTGGGCTTGGAATTACAATTGGCATGAAAGATGGAGCTTTGACGATTATTGCTCCATTAGATGATACCCCGGCTCAAAAACAAGGTCTTAAAAGTGGTGATGTGATTTTAAAGATTAATGATGAAAGCACTTTAAATATGAGTATTGATGATGCTGTGAATATCATGCGAGGTAAGCCAAAAACTTCTGTAAAACTTACTGTAGTCAGAAAAGGTGAAGCCAAGCCTTTAGAATTTACTATAGTTCGGGATATTATTAAGGTTAAATCAGTCCATGCAAGAAAAATAGAAGGGACAAAGTTTTTATATATCAGGGTTAATTCGTTTGATAAAAATGTTACACATAGCGTTGTAAATGAATTGAAAAAAGATCCCGATGTCCAAGGGATTGTTTTGGATTTGAGAAATAACCCCGGTGGGCTGCTCAATCAGGCAGTTGATTTATCGGATTTGTTTATCAAAAGCGGTGTGATTGTCTCTCAAAAAGGCAAAATTAAAGAAGAAAATATGGAATACAAAGCCAATGGAAAAGCCCCTTATCCTAATTTGCCTATTGTTGTTTTGGTAAATGGAGGGACTGCGAGTGCGAGTGAAATTGTTTCAGGAGCTTTGCAAGATCATAAGCGTGCTTTAATTGTAGGTGAAGATACTTTTGGAAAAGGGAGTGTTCAAGTTGTGCTTCCTATTGATAAAACAGAGGCAATTAAATTAACTACTGCAAAATATTACCTTCCAAGCGGCAGGACAATCCAAGCTGTTGGCATTAAGCCTGATATTCTTGTGCATCCGGGTGTAGTGCCTCAAAATGAGAGTAGTTTTGAAATCAAAGAAGCAGATTTGAGAAATCATCTTGAGAATGAGCTTCAAAAAGTAGATAAAAAAACTGAGAATAAAAACCCCGATAGCAAAAAAGCAGAAAATAAAAAAACTGAGAATAAAAAAACAGAAGAACAAAAGCTTATCACCCAAAAAGATATCAACAATGATATTCAATTAAAATCCGGAATTGATATATTAAAGACTTGGAATATCATCAGATCGGCAAATAAAAAATAAGGTAGCAATATGAATAAAGTAAGAATGCTTTATGAAGGTAAGGGTAAAAAGCTTTACAGCACATATGAAGAAGGTGTTTTGATAGCTGAATTTAAAGATGACTTAACTGCTTTTAATGCTGAAAAAAAAGGAAATGAGAGAGGTAAGGGGGAATTAAATTGTAAAATTAGTTCTTTTTTATTTGAAATACTTGAAAAACAGGGCATCAAAACTCATTATCTCAAAAGACTTGATGCTCAAAATATTTTGTGTAAAAAAGTAGAAATTATCCCTATTGAAGTAGTTACAAGAAATATTGCCACAGGTTCAATTTCAAAACGTTTAGGCATTCAAGAAGGCAGTGTTTTTCCCTTTGGAGTTGTGGAGTTTTATTATAAAGATGATGCTTTAGGTGATCCAATTATCAATGATGAGCACTGTAAAATATTAGGTATTACAGATAAACAAGAGGATTTGGAGTTTTTAAAATCCCAAGCAAGAAAAATAAATGCAATTTTAAAAGATTTTTTTGATACTAAAAATTTGAAACTGGTTGATTTCAAACTTGAATTTGGTAGAGATGATAAAGGAGAAATTATTCTTGCCGATGAAATTAGCCCTGATAGTTGTAGGTTTTGGGATAAAACTACAAATGAGAAATTAGATAAAGATAGATTTAGACAGGACTTAGGAAATATAAAACTTGCCTATGAGGAAGTTTTAAGACGAATAGTGTCTTAATTAAGGGAGAGGCAGATGGTTGTAGAAATTAGCGTAACATTAAAAGAGGGTGTTTTAGATCCTCAGGCAAAGGCTATTGATCATGCTTTGAAATCTTTGGGATTTTTGGATATAAAAAATGTTTCTTTGGGCAAAAAAATTATCCTTGAATTTGATCATCATAATAAACAGCAAGCTCTTTTGGAAGCTCAAAAAATGTCAGAGGAGCTTTTGGCAAATACAGTTATAGAAGATTATTTTATTCATGTCAGGGAAAAATAAAATGGTATCTATCTTGCAATTTCCCGGTACAAATTGCGAAAGAGACATGCTTTATGCTTATAGTGAAATCTTAGGTGCCCAAAGTGCAATTGTTTGGCACAAAAACGAAGAACTACCTCAAAATACAAAACTTGTAGTCATACCCGGTGGATTTAGCTATGGAGATTATCTCAGAAGTGGGGCAATTGCTCGATTTTCGCCTATTATGAAAAGCGTGGTAAATTATGCTCAAAATGGAGGGATTGTTTTGGGAATTTGCAATGGTTTTCAGATTTTGACAGAATCAAGGCTTTTGCCCGGAGTCTTGAAACGCAATGACGGATTGTCTTTTGTCTCAAAAAAACAAAATCTTAAGGTTGTCTGCAATGACAATAAGTTTTTAGCTTCTTATGACTTAAATCAAGTTATTTCTATGCCTATTGCCCATGCTGATGGGAATTATTATGTTGATAAAGAAACTTTAGAATTTATGGAAAAAAATCATCAAATTTTACTTCAATATGTTGATAATCCCAATGGATCATTATCTTCAATCGCAGGAATATGTAATAAAGAAAAAAATGTTTTTGGTCTAATGCCTCACCCTGAACGTGCTATAGAATCTATTCTTGGAAGCAGCGATGGTTTAGAAATGTTGCGTTCATTGCTTTGGGAAGTTTGATGAAAAAGATTTTATATCTATTTTTTTGTTTGTATTTATTGGGCATTTTGAATATTGTCTGTGCGCAAGATGATTCTAGCCAAAATCGAGCAAAAATTATTTATATCAAAATTCCTGATTCTCAAGTATTTAATAAACCTGTTTATATTGGCGAGAGTATTCAAGTTACTTATAGCCTTCTTTTGTTCTCAAATGCGAGATTTGTGGGGACAGAGTTTGTTGGAGGGATTGACACTCATAAATTAGTTTTGAAAAACCCCGATACAAAGTGGAAACTCACAAGTGATGGTTCTTATAAGGCTATCTATGAATACAAGATTAAATCTCTTGATGCTTCAATCCCACCCCTAAAGGTAATGGCGATTTCAAGCGATGGGGATTATAGTGATTCTTCCATTGCTCCGGCAATTAATTTGAATGTCATTGATTTGTATCAAAATCAAAAATATGCAGGCGTAGTTGCCAGCGAGTTTGATATTCTTGGATACAAAACAAAAACCTATGATAATCTCAATAATATTTTAGTTTTTGAAGCAGAAGCAAGGCAGTCAAATTTGGAAGATTTGAAGCTTCCTGATATTGTCAAACAAGGATTTGAGAGTATTCATGTTGGAGATGAGTCTTCTGATGGAATTTATTATTGTATCATCCCCAAGAATGTCCAAAATATTTCTTTTGAGTATTTTTCTTTAAAAGACAACCGCTTCAAAGATGTTACTTTGCCTATTATTGCAAGTGATGATACTATCAGCACTCAAGATGATATAAAACCAAAAAATAATTTTCTTTTGTTTTCAAATTTAGTTACTGTTGGATTCATGATAGTATTTTTGATTCTCTATTTTTTACTTGGAAGGAAAAGGATTTTCTTAATTATTTTTGGATTATTTTTAATTTATTTACTTTGGAATATTTTTTCCAGGCATGAGGCGGTTTTGCTTGCGAATAAGCATATTCGTATTTTGCCTACTTATAATTCAACTATATTAGAAACTACAAAATCAAATATGGAAGTTGAAGTAATTGGCAAACATGATCAATATTATAAAATTGTTACTAATGATGATAAAGTAGGATGGGTAAATAAAAATGATGTTAAATAAATTAAAGGGCATTTATGCTAGCTTAGTGATAGCTGCCGGTTTAGCTGTGATTATTTTTTTTATTTTTTGGACAAAAAAAAATCATAACGGAAGATTTTTTAGGAAGTGGTGTCGGTTTTTTTTTCCATTATGCAGGATAAAAATAGAAAAGATCGGAGATTTTGATAGAAGCGCAACATTGATTGTCATGAATCATCAGAGTTATAGTGATATTATTTGTTTAGAGGGTTTTCATCCTGATAATATTTGTTGGGTAGCCAAAAAAGAATTAGGAGAGATTCCTTTTTATGGCTATGCTTTGAGGGGACCTGAAATGATACTTATAGACAGAGAGGACAAAAAAGGTTTGACTTTTTTATTTAAAGAAGCAAAAAAAAGGCTCGATCAACATAGGCCCTTGATTATATTTCCTGAGGGCACAAGAAGCAAGGGAGGTGAAAAATTTTTACCCTTTAAGCTTGGAGCTAAAATTTTAGCAGAGAAATTTAATCTCAAAATCCAGCCTATTGTGCTTGTCAATACAAGAAAGATTTATAGCTCTCAACCATTAGAGTCAGCAAGCAATGTTGCCAGAATGGTTATTATGGACACTTTTATGCCCGAAAATGGAAGCAATTGGTATGAGCGTTTAGAATCTCAAATGCAGGAAGTTTATCTTAAGCACTACAAGGAACTTAATTCTTAGTTGAATTTTATTTTATTTATAGTAAAATAAAGACATAGAGTCTCATCATAAACAAAAAAGTGGGTGTGTCTCAAAATTCATTTATAGACGAAACAGCAACTCAAGGGGTGTTAGCTCAGTTGGGAGAGCGCGACGCTGGCAGCGTCGAGGTCAGCGGTTCGATCCCGCTACACTCCACCATTATAACTTTTCTTTTCATCTTCGTTCATAGTATATTATCTTTCAC encodes:
- a CDS encoding AAA family ATPase, translating into MIGIVGLLVVIVLVVFMLFKDNSVLISAESFENILKSQSLKNARIDDYYIYFDANQKSFKVLRAGIDLSELKNIPIRMKTHMDFSEIFSDIGMMILALIGIAVILRALNLMSKKTSQNNTSKPLMETHLFQENTQKNDAFILPVPINSSVKFQDVAGIKEVKEELVEMIDYLKNPKKYQDLGISLPKGVLLIGPPGVGKTMIAKAVAGEAGVPFFYQSGSSFVQIYVGMGAKRVRELFAKAKAKAPSIVFIDEIDAVGKARGGNRNDEREATLNQLLTEMDGFEDSGGVIVIGATNKMEIIDEALLRSGRFDRRIYVELPDLDERIQILEVYLRHKKYDFNLLEVSKMCVGFSGASIASLINESALNALKRGSDIIQLRDIIDVKDKVILGKKKILSFDEQEKNILSVYQSAKAISAYWFDIDFDKVTLISDFLLDRDKEVVGKSEMTNKIKVYLSGIIALELIFDEKYTYAKEDIKKAIKIAKDMCEEYGMAKRLITNDADVSEILNLAYNEQKDFLNNSKEIILTLSKKLLEKEKLNKNTIREMMQDVL
- the bioV gene encoding pimelyl-ACP methyl ester esterase BioV; translated protein: MFFSGFCFHHEEVLFKRFLPKGIYDLSGFSYGAQKAFDEAYRRICEGKRVQRLALFSPAFFEDKTQAYKRLQILAFNRDSDSYIQAFLHSIGLSQGMQKYIQKGEISELEALLYYVWDKKKLEKIKDKGIKLEVYLGGEDEIINPLAARDFFAPYGVVYFIKSSNHLLTPI
- a CDS encoding TonB-dependent receptor; the encoded protein is MNILMTKINKKFLMMGLLFPFSLLYPLESNLTSEKSYILKKSVVSASGFAQDIRDAPASISSISAQQLQDKPYRDLGEAISNIAGISTNEEITGPTGYNISIRGMPAQYTLILVDGKRQNVTPAAFPNANDSIFSSFMPPAAAIERIEVIKGPMSTLYGSDAIGGVVNIITKRNFKSWTSSFNFSGTLQEDKAFGNLYTGGFYTSGPLDNAKKWGLSLRGFESYRAYVSANNLSIIPTPQGPPKEIGKTMIVGGMESNIYNIGGRISYSPAKENYIYFDYDRVQYWQNKYPGKKPYASAPQTFSRNNYILTHLGDYTFGQSNTSIQYNSTVYNGRTYVKNGVTKDRGLRGDDVLGNTKLILPLNSSQLVIGGEYWFSSMSDGILEQSIQSRLIYQNNISLFAENELSILDNLILTLGILENYNFAFGFNTSPRAYLVYNALESLTFKGGFSTGYKVPTAAQLIDGPNGMSGTSSLTRILHGNPNLKPENSLNFEINALWETPYTNINLGAFYNKFSDKIIDGKEGAKVGLGEAIPVGSHKICSTDGFRSQGITNCFYPINIDEAIAYGGEVTFEIYPIDIKIGTLGLNLNYAFTKTDQTKGKNKGKPLLNIPAHNLNGSLNYLFTDILGLYIRGEFYAHQPKSAPGWLLTSDYGVFSYEELKKAYPALKPFFNSYFLMHIGGHYQLNSSIKLHFGIYNLLNQKFSDWFNVPQNSNTTQVNNYNYVHEGRRYFLSLNMEF
- a CDS encoding DUF4198 domain-containing protein, with protein sequence MKKISIIMFLAVLGISSVYAHGIWTAMRSDMIEIVYGEGPWDNRFDAQTLQQVKGYDENQKERKVSTQVNETFVSLVPDDSVQVITAYAMAYFSQDANGNYVKKPKNEVPGVKNSMFAKQYNVSYINQQKMLKKQKAMILIKKPKANKAIELEILPQVDPRSLKQGDELKVLVLKNGKPFGNAVVVPDVIGDVHHEIKTDKNGYATFKIRNTGLNVIATWSIESSKDTIKSDKDTIFSTLSFTLFDKNK
- a CDS encoding PepSY-associated TM helix domain-containing protein — encoded protein: MKKNYQKIHIYLSIFFLPFALLYAVTGILYLTHYSGGKDLSTYKVDFEKQLTKEELADFGLKFLHEKNIKFRNMDVSFAKNRIQIGLMANYARISQSDGKIKIDVYKGNIIRYLMSLHFGQGKWYFDVLGIAFGAALAIFYLTGILMVKHHSKHKKPLWISFFLGLGVVIVVGYLNGA